The Allocatelliglobosispora scoriae genome contains a region encoding:
- a CDS encoding winged helix-turn-helix transcriptional regulator, translating to MSGKRSYDDPCGVARALDLIGERWALLVVRELVFGPKRFTDLHHGLPTASQNVLSHRLRELLTAGIVRRTSPGSFEYELTERGRGLEPVLIHLARWGSGLPMPAKLVELSIDALMFALKTTFDPAADPELRVRVDLRFGSDRFHAEVADGCLYLARGDGLRPAAVITTEPPTLRSVIFGSRDPADARASGELVVEGDVVAADRFVGVFRPGHWIGKPAAAMPK from the coding sequence GTGTCGGGCAAGCGCAGCTACGACGACCCCTGCGGGGTCGCGCGCGCCCTGGATCTGATCGGTGAGCGGTGGGCGCTGCTGGTCGTGCGAGAGCTGGTCTTCGGGCCGAAGCGCTTCACCGACCTCCACCACGGACTCCCCACCGCCAGCCAGAACGTGCTGTCCCACCGCCTTCGCGAGTTGCTGACCGCCGGGATCGTCCGGCGGACCTCGCCCGGCTCCTTCGAGTACGAGCTGACCGAGCGCGGCCGCGGCCTCGAACCGGTGCTGATCCACCTCGCCCGCTGGGGCAGCGGCCTGCCGATGCCGGCCAAGCTCGTCGAGCTCAGCATCGACGCCCTGATGTTCGCGCTGAAGACGACCTTCGACCCGGCCGCCGATCCGGAGCTGCGGGTGCGGGTGGACCTGCGGTTCGGCTCGGACCGGTTTCACGCCGAGGTCGCCGACGGCTGCCTCTATCTCGCGCGGGGCGACGGCCTGCGTCCCGCCGCGGTCATCACCACCGAGCCGCCGACCCTGCGATCGGTGATCTTCGGCAGCCGCGATCCGGCCGACGCGCGAGCCTCGGGCGAGCTCGTCGTCGAGGGCGACGTGGTCGCGGCGGACCGGTTCGTCGGCGTCTTCCGACCCGGGCACTGGATCGGGAAGCCCGCTGCGGCCATGCCCAAATGA
- a CDS encoding alpha/beta fold hydrolase: protein MATYVLIHGSGGDSGYWQFVVPELKARGHEVVAPDLPVEDDSAVLQDYADHVVKEIGDRTGLIVVAQSLAGFIAPIVCDQVRADLLVFVNAMIPAPGETAGAWWGDTGVDQARHEADVAAGRDPNADFDPVAMFLHDLSPERLAVAMAEQPKPQSDTIFGQPYPLTEWPDVPTKILSGTLDRFFPIDFQRRVAKERLGITPDTIESGHLPALGHPVELVEQLEKYRVELGK, encoded by the coding sequence ATGGCAACCTACGTGCTGATCCACGGATCCGGTGGCGACTCGGGCTACTGGCAGTTCGTGGTCCCCGAGCTCAAGGCACGCGGCCACGAGGTGGTCGCGCCGGACCTGCCGGTCGAGGACGACTCCGCCGTCCTCCAGGACTATGCCGACCACGTCGTGAAGGAGATCGGCGACCGGACCGGCCTGATCGTCGTCGCCCAGTCGCTGGCCGGCTTCATCGCGCCGATCGTCTGCGACCAGGTCCGCGCCGACCTGCTCGTCTTCGTCAACGCGATGATCCCGGCACCGGGTGAGACCGCCGGCGCCTGGTGGGGCGACACGGGAGTCGACCAGGCGCGCCACGAGGCCGATGTCGCGGCGGGGCGCGACCCCAACGCCGACTTCGACCCGGTGGCGATGTTCCTGCACGACCTCTCGCCGGAGCGGCTCGCCGTGGCGATGGCCGAGCAGCCGAAGCCCCAGTCCGACACCATCTTCGGGCAGCCCTATCCGTTGACGGAGTGGCCGGACGTGCCGACGAAGATCCTCTCCGGCACCCTGGACCGGTTCTTCCCGATCGACTTCCAGCGCCGGGTGGCGAAGGAGCGGCTCGGCATCACGCCGGACACGATCGAGAGCGGCCACCTGCCCGCGCTGGGCCACCCGGTGGAGCTCGTCGAGCAGCTGGAGAAGTACCGCGTGGAGCTCGGCAAGTAA
- a CDS encoding response regulator transcription factor, giving the protein MLTTDEPSPTDPVMNPTATERTGLTTAVVAGNELLRRGIDGMLQSMPEVDGVRECGRAEDLCRMVQRERIDIVIVAAVDAPWLTTCPDLATSGAIVLILVDQASIEDLSNYPAVAGGFLWQPDLTAESLREALRRCRNGDAPMPPDLVRALIGRADAPYRRSRSRPVNLTNREQETLTLLVRGLSNKQIAKRLQISSHGAKRLVASIMLKLDAPNRTLAAVTAVRAGIVEAQ; this is encoded by the coding sequence GTGCTCACCACGGATGAGCCCAGCCCCACGGATCCGGTCATGAACCCCACGGCGACGGAGCGCACCGGTCTGACGACCGCGGTGGTGGCGGGCAACGAATTGCTGCGGCGGGGCATCGACGGGATGCTCCAGTCGATGCCGGAGGTCGACGGCGTCCGCGAGTGCGGTCGCGCGGAAGACCTGTGCCGCATGGTCCAGCGCGAGCGGATCGACATCGTCATCGTCGCCGCGGTGGACGCACCATGGCTGACGACCTGCCCGGATCTCGCCACCTCGGGCGCGATCGTGCTGATCCTGGTGGATCAGGCGTCCATCGAGGACCTCTCCAACTACCCCGCCGTCGCGGGCGGATTCCTCTGGCAGCCCGACCTCACCGCCGAGAGCCTGCGCGAGGCGCTGCGCCGGTGTCGCAACGGCGACGCACCGATGCCGCCCGACCTGGTCCGCGCGCTGATCGGGCGGGCCGACGCACCTTACCGCCGGTCCCGGAGCCGACCGGTCAACCTCACCAACCGCGAACAGGAGACCTTGACGCTTCTCGTCCGAGGCCTCAGCAACAAGCAGATCGCCAAGCGCCTGCAGATCTCGAGCCACGGCGCCAAGCGACTGGTGGCAAGCATCATGCTCAAGCTGGACGCTCCAAATCGGACACTCGCCGCGGTGACGGCGGTCCGCGCCGGGATCGTCGAAGCACAGTGA
- a CDS encoding ABC transporter ATP-binding protein: MRPPSGGGPAIEAVDLVKTYGKGDGAVQAVRGVSFAAQPGTILGLLGPNGAGKSTTVKILTTLSVADSGTATVAGIDVAKNPAGVRRAIGYVPQKPCFDRNLTARENLTLQGKIYGMGRADLRQRVGDILEQFSLTEAAGRVTTKLSGGQQRKLDVALALIHRPPVLFLDEPTTGLDPEARTELWAAIAGLASSGELTVLLTTHYLEEADHLADQLVIVDRGVVVASGTPDELKDSLDGDTIQVRLASPESAKQAHDILTAIPGIDHGLVDGTEVRARVANGGAALPGAIAALDGAGVQLVSFSVARPSLDQVYLRYAGRSFQSTDTDRKEGAA; this comes from the coding sequence GTGCGACCACCGTCCGGCGGCGGCCCCGCCATCGAGGCCGTCGATCTGGTCAAGACCTATGGCAAGGGCGACGGTGCGGTCCAGGCCGTGCGCGGCGTCAGCTTCGCCGCGCAGCCCGGGACGATCCTCGGCCTGCTCGGCCCCAACGGCGCGGGCAAGAGCACCACGGTCAAGATCCTGACGACCCTCTCGGTCGCCGACTCCGGCACGGCCACGGTCGCCGGCATCGACGTCGCCAAAAACCCCGCGGGGGTACGCCGAGCCATCGGCTACGTGCCGCAGAAGCCCTGTTTCGACCGCAACCTGACCGCGCGGGAGAACCTGACCCTGCAGGGCAAGATCTACGGCATGGGCCGGGCCGACCTGCGCCAGCGGGTCGGCGACATCCTGGAGCAGTTCAGCCTGACCGAGGCGGCCGGCCGGGTGACGACGAAGCTCTCGGGCGGCCAGCAGCGCAAGCTCGATGTCGCGCTGGCACTGATCCACCGCCCGCCGGTGCTCTTCCTCGACGAGCCCACCACGGGCCTGGACCCCGAGGCCCGGACCGAGCTGTGGGCCGCGATCGCCGGGCTCGCGAGCTCCGGCGAGCTGACGGTGCTGCTCACCACGCACTACCTGGAGGAGGCCGACCACCTCGCCGACCAGCTCGTCATCGTCGACCGGGGTGTCGTGGTCGCATCGGGTACGCCGGACGAGCTCAAGGACAGCCTCGACGGCGACACGATCCAGGTGCGGCTCGCCTCGCCGGAGAGTGCCAAGCAGGCGCACGACATCCTCACCGCGATCCCCGGCATCGACCACGGACTCGTCGACGGCACCGAGGTCCGCGCCCGCGTCGCCAACGGCGGGGCCGCCCTGCCCGGCGCGATCGCCGCCCTGGACGGTGCCGGCGTGCAGCTCGTCTCCTTCAGCGTGGCCCGCCCGTCGCTCGACCAGGTCTACCTGCGCTACGCCGGCCGTTCCTTCCAGTCCACCGACACCGACCGCAAGGAGGGGGCAGCCTGA
- a CDS encoding ABC transporter permease: MLTTIAHSTHLAGRSMRILIRQPVYLFFTLFQPMVWLLLFSQIFQRVTEVPGFGDTAYITFLTPGVIVMTAIMSANFAGNLFIEEMRTGIMDRNLTSPVSQVGLVNGALSYWAVVIAIQALIVFGVGFLMGARFDGGALSIVLAIVSAILLALVFASMSLAVALLTKSGEAMIGMSMFLILPLTFLSSVLMAPGLLPGWVGTVRKFNPVDWSVVASREALAANPDWGLVFSRIGLLAALVVVMAALAVKAFGPYRRSV, from the coding sequence ATGCTCACCACGATCGCGCACTCGACCCACCTCGCCGGCCGGTCGATGCGCATCCTGATCCGCCAGCCCGTCTACCTGTTCTTCACCCTCTTCCAGCCGATGGTCTGGCTGCTGCTCTTCAGCCAGATCTTCCAGCGGGTCACCGAGGTCCCGGGCTTCGGCGACACCGCCTACATCACGTTCCTCACCCCCGGCGTGATCGTGATGACCGCGATCATGTCGGCGAACTTCGCCGGCAACCTGTTCATCGAGGAGATGCGGACCGGCATCATGGACCGCAACCTCACCTCGCCGGTGAGCCAGGTCGGCCTGGTCAACGGCGCGCTCTCCTACTGGGCCGTCGTCATCGCGATCCAGGCGCTCATCGTCTTCGGGGTCGGCTTCCTGATGGGGGCCCGGTTCGACGGCGGGGCCCTCAGCATCGTCCTGGCGATCGTCTCAGCGATCCTGCTGGCGCTCGTCTTCGCGTCGATGTCGCTGGCGGTGGCGCTGCTCACCAAGTCGGGGGAGGCGATGATCGGCATGTCGATGTTCCTGATCCTCCCGCTCACCTTCCTCTCGTCGGTGCTGATGGCGCCGGGCCTGCTGCCCGGTTGGGTGGGCACTGTACGCAAGTTCAACCCGGTCGACTGGTCGGTGGTGGCCAGCCGCGAGGCGCTCGCCGCCAACCCGGACTGGGGGCTGGTCTTCTCCCGCATCGGCCTGCTCGCCGCGCTCGTCGTCGTGATGGCGGCGCTCGCGGTCAAGGCGTTCGGCCCCTACCGGCGTTCGGTCTGA
- a CDS encoding nucleotide sugar dehydrogenase, whose product MAVCGLGYVGLALARDATAAGLTVVGYDIDESVVADLIAGRSHIDDVLDEDLAMMLATGFTPSADPAALGLAPVVVVCVPTPLDRSGGPDLGAVYGAITGVANRLLPGMLVVLESTSYPGTTEEVVLPILERVSGLKAGVDFNLAFSPERIDPGNAVHTMSTTPKIVGGFTPACTERAEEFYGRFTDTVVRARGTREAEMAKLLENTYRYVNIGLVNEMAMLCHRLGIDIWDVIECAGTKPFGFQAFQPGPGVGGHCIPVDPLYLAYKAREAGFVSKLIDAADQVNANMPRYVVHRAADLLQTQGRELAGSELVLLGVTYKADIRDLRMSPAYAVARELRGYGASVSFHDPFVDEWTVDRRKVPRHEDLSTALRQADMAILLQKHTAYEPEQLAAEASLLFDARGLLADLSKGHVEVL is encoded by the coding sequence ATGGCAGTGTGTGGCCTCGGCTATGTAGGACTGGCGCTCGCGCGCGACGCGACCGCTGCTGGTCTGACCGTGGTCGGCTACGACATCGATGAATCCGTCGTGGCCGATCTGATCGCCGGTCGGTCGCACATCGACGACGTGCTCGACGAGGACCTGGCGATGATGCTCGCGACCGGGTTCACCCCGAGCGCGGACCCCGCCGCACTCGGGTTGGCGCCGGTGGTCGTGGTCTGCGTTCCCACACCGCTGGACCGCAGCGGCGGCCCGGACCTGGGCGCGGTCTACGGCGCGATCACCGGCGTGGCCAACCGGCTGCTGCCCGGCATGCTCGTCGTGCTGGAGTCCACCTCCTATCCCGGGACGACCGAGGAGGTCGTGCTGCCGATCCTGGAGCGGGTCTCCGGGCTCAAGGCGGGGGTCGACTTCAACCTCGCCTTCTCGCCCGAGCGGATCGATCCCGGCAACGCGGTCCACACGATGTCCACGACACCGAAGATCGTCGGCGGCTTCACGCCCGCGTGCACGGAGCGGGCGGAGGAGTTCTACGGCCGCTTCACCGACACGGTGGTCCGCGCGCGCGGCACCCGCGAGGCGGAGATGGCGAAGCTGCTGGAGAACACCTACCGCTATGTCAACATCGGACTCGTCAACGAGATGGCGATGCTCTGCCACCGGCTCGGCATCGACATCTGGGACGTCATCGAGTGCGCGGGCACGAAGCCCTTCGGGTTCCAGGCCTTCCAGCCGGGCCCCGGCGTCGGCGGGCACTGCATCCCGGTGGATCCGCTCTACCTCGCCTACAAGGCGCGGGAGGCGGGTTTCGTCTCCAAGCTGATCGACGCCGCCGACCAGGTCAACGCCAACATGCCGCGGTATGTGGTGCACCGCGCCGCCGACCTGCTGCAGACGCAGGGCCGGGAACTCGCGGGCAGTGAACTGGTGCTGCTCGGGGTCACCTACAAGGCGGACATCCGGGACCTGCGCATGTCACCGGCGTACGCCGTCGCCCGCGAGCTGCGCGGTTACGGGGCGTCGGTGAGCTTCCACGACCCGTTCGTGGACGAGTGGACGGTGGACCGCCGGAAGGTCCCGCGCCACGAGGATCTCAGCACCGCGCTGCGCCAGGCGGACATGGCGATCCTGCTGCAGAAGCACACGGCGTACGAGCCGGAGCAGCTCGCCGCCGAGGCGAGCCTGCTCTTCGACGCGCGGGGGCTGCTCGCCGACCTCTCCAAGGGGCACGTCGAGGTGCTGTGA
- a CDS encoding glycosyltransferase family A protein produces MDPFENRVRREPYHYRWTQLNQSQPPETATQSPLLDLGHSSDVNPLLPDQVADARQVLRWRRGLVDDGRTELRAEVLAGQRRIVERFLAGRRAYFGEEQSRPLPEVTELIREGRDIFVVIKFMDEAPHMAATLDSLLNQDVELGRVVILAVDNNSTDGTDEIVRAAIAANRTAARIVYMNQAMAGAGNAARLGVDTCIATVYEMCRRDRRWERLQSATIAVSDGDTVYHPAMMSSVASILDDQPTVDGVMPFLTYKFTAALRLLGDYTPAYPQALSQHAEGAQVTAVPVDLSSIRGHDELPRWERQLLGDELLLTTRAGVEVRVPLSQVDEHGRRFGVLADPSGRLAYAFADRTVVLAEAPVAGFDAALVFLENGGVRREEKWRWHSVIGHDLFLYWSFRGMGLPESVIFPDSSDAMKTFRVWSFAIGGQHQLKRTGLRIATGSDYQSGRVLQAVGCTLRLGPAEAFAETETDRLIKMVRNFVRRQSVFYGETRSSSLERATGLYVHMTRIQGQIEQELREYADDIFAETVFPERVIFPLRWMLQNAVRFYAHGPQERQIVQDRFLGAIFSAATSRSIQDEILTDEKLRAMAEAPYSDSATLAEKLAEEIMLAHYPEIMIFYRSTLRSFFAAHRVSPEHYEWLLDGLPESRNGLTELPPRVDPADVWDGTEFEIDEKRGQVVSMRRQSAP; encoded by the coding sequence GTGGATCCGTTCGAAAACAGAGTGCGCCGGGAGCCATACCACTACAGGTGGACCCAGCTCAACCAGAGCCAGCCGCCGGAGACGGCGACGCAGAGCCCGCTGCTGGACCTGGGGCACAGCTCTGACGTCAACCCGCTCCTGCCCGACCAGGTCGCCGACGCGCGCCAGGTGCTGCGGTGGCGGCGCGGCCTCGTCGATGACGGCCGCACCGAACTGCGGGCGGAGGTGCTCGCCGGTCAGCGGCGGATCGTGGAGCGGTTCCTCGCCGGTCGGCGGGCCTACTTCGGCGAGGAGCAGAGCCGCCCGCTCCCGGAGGTGACCGAGCTCATCCGCGAGGGCCGGGACATCTTCGTCGTCATCAAGTTCATGGACGAGGCTCCGCACATGGCCGCGACCCTGGACTCGCTGCTCAACCAGGACGTGGAGCTCGGCCGGGTGGTGATCCTCGCCGTCGACAACAACTCCACCGACGGCACCGACGAGATCGTCCGGGCCGCCATCGCGGCGAACCGCACCGCCGCTCGCATCGTCTACATGAACCAGGCGATGGCCGGGGCGGGCAACGCCGCCCGGCTCGGTGTCGACACCTGCATCGCCACCGTCTACGAGATGTGTCGCCGTGACCGCCGGTGGGAACGCCTGCAGTCGGCGACGATCGCGGTCTCCGACGGCGACACCGTCTATCACCCGGCGATGATGAGCAGCGTCGCGAGCATCCTCGACGACCAGCCGACGGTCGACGGCGTGATGCCTTTCCTTACCTACAAGTTCACCGCTGCGCTGCGGCTGCTCGGGGACTACACCCCCGCATACCCGCAGGCGCTGTCGCAGCACGCCGAGGGTGCGCAGGTGACGGCGGTGCCGGTGGACCTGTCCAGCATCCGGGGCCACGACGAGCTGCCCCGCTGGGAGCGGCAGCTCCTCGGTGACGAACTGCTGCTCACGACCCGGGCGGGCGTCGAGGTGCGGGTACCGCTGTCGCAGGTCGACGAGCACGGCCGGCGCTTCGGCGTGCTGGCCGATCCGTCCGGGCGGCTGGCGTACGCGTTCGCCGACCGCACCGTCGTGCTCGCCGAGGCGCCGGTGGCGGGCTTCGACGCCGCACTGGTCTTCCTGGAGAACGGCGGCGTGCGGCGCGAGGAGAAGTGGCGCTGGCACTCGGTGATCGGGCACGACCTGTTTCTCTACTGGTCGTTCCGGGGGATGGGCCTGCCGGAGAGCGTCATCTTCCCCGACAGCAGCGACGCGATGAAGACCTTCCGGGTCTGGAGCTTCGCCATCGGCGGCCAGCACCAGCTCAAGCGGACCGGACTGCGGATCGCGACGGGAAGCGACTACCAGTCCGGCCGTGTCCTCCAGGCGGTCGGCTGCACGCTGCGGCTCGGCCCCGCGGAGGCGTTCGCGGAGACCGAGACCGACCGGCTCATCAAGATGGTGCGCAACTTCGTGCGGCGGCAGTCGGTCTTCTACGGCGAGACGCGCAGCTCGTCGCTGGAGCGGGCGACCGGGCTCTACGTGCACATGACCCGCATCCAGGGCCAGATCGAGCAGGAGCTCCGGGAGTACGCCGACGACATCTTCGCCGAGACCGTCTTCCCGGAGCGGGTGATCTTCCCGTTGCGATGGATGCTCCAGAACGCCGTGCGCTTCTACGCCCACGGACCGCAGGAGCGGCAGATCGTCCAGGACCGGTTCCTCGGCGCGATCTTCTCGGCCGCGACCAGCCGGAGCATCCAGGACGAGATCCTCACCGACGAGAAGCTGCGCGCCATGGCCGAGGCGCCGTACAGCGACAGCGCGACCCTCGCCGAGAAGCTGGCCGAGGAGATCATGCTCGCGCACTACCCGGAGATCATGATCTTCTACCGGTCCACCCTGCGGAGCTTCTTCGCCGCGCACCGGGTCTCTCCTGAGCACTACGAGTGGCTGCTCGACGGGCTGCCCGAGTCCCGCAACGGGCTCACCGAGCTGCCGCCCCGGGTCGACCCGGCCGATGTCTGGGACGGCACCGAGTTCGAGATCGACGAGAAACGCGGCCAGGTCGTGAGCATGCGGCGGCAGTCGGCCCCGTGA
- a CDS encoding alpha/beta hydrolase fold domain-containing protein produces MALDAFTAGVLRLMAAAYPDLGGTVTDAVEARERYGSARYPAGPAVASVVDQVIPGPQRIPVRIYRPLGAAATGLPVVTYLHGGGFVMCDLDTHDNACRAVAAGLPAIVVSVDYRLAPEHPFPAGPDDAYAATCWVADQAASWGGDPARLIVAGDSAGGALAAATCLRARDLGGPPISAQLLIYPVTDCLAPRLDVGDSLLTSAHMRWYTEQYLARPADAEHPYASPLRAPDLTGLPPAVIVTAEHDPLRVEGEAFADALRQAGVAVVEHHIPGLFHGLFGLGALVPVARQAEVLACTALRQVIQPTGNSTHHDWKLMELQPTTLSATIGEVMGAVLVRKPLDADEDFFNCGGDSLRAIEVLQRLATHEELADRLGSTDMQAFLLESIFEHSSPAGLASVVAARA; encoded by the coding sequence ATGGCGCTGGACGCGTTTACCGCAGGGGTGCTGCGGCTGATGGCGGCCGCCTACCCCGATCTCGGCGGGACGGTGACCGACGCGGTCGAGGCGCGCGAGCGTTACGGCAGCGCCCGCTACCCGGCGGGACCGGCGGTGGCGAGCGTCGTCGACCAGGTGATCCCCGGACCGCAGCGGATTCCGGTCCGGATCTACCGGCCGCTCGGCGCGGCGGCGACCGGATTGCCGGTCGTGACCTACCTGCACGGCGGCGGTTTCGTCATGTGCGACCTGGACACCCACGACAACGCCTGCCGGGCCGTCGCCGCCGGGCTACCGGCGATCGTCGTCTCGGTGGACTACCGGCTCGCGCCGGAACACCCCTTCCCGGCCGGGCCCGACGACGCCTACGCCGCCACGTGCTGGGTCGCCGATCAGGCCGCGTCGTGGGGCGGTGATCCGGCCAGGCTTATCGTGGCCGGTGACAGCGCGGGCGGCGCGCTCGCGGCGGCGACCTGCCTGCGCGCCCGCGACCTCGGCGGCCCGCCGATCAGCGCTCAGCTGCTCATCTACCCGGTGACGGACTGCCTCGCGCCCCGGCTCGACGTGGGCGACTCGCTGCTCACCTCGGCGCACATGCGCTGGTACACCGAGCAGTACCTGGCCCGGCCTGCCGATGCCGAGCACCCCTATGCGTCGCCGCTGCGGGCACCCGACCTGACCGGCCTGCCCCCGGCGGTGATCGTGACGGCCGAGCACGACCCGCTCCGGGTGGAGGGCGAGGCGTTCGCCGACGCGCTGCGCCAGGCCGGCGTCGCGGTCGTCGAGCACCACATTCCCGGACTCTTCCACGGCCTGTTCGGGCTGGGCGCGCTGGTTCCAGTCGCCCGCCAGGCGGAGGTGCTCGCCTGCACCGCCCTGCGACAGGTCATCCAACCGACCGGCAACTCGACACACCACGATTGGAAGCTCATGGAACTGCAGCCAACCACCCTCTCCGCGACGATCGGCGAAGTCATGGGAGCGGTGCTCGTGCGCAAGCCGCTCGACGCGGACGAGGACTTCTTCAACTGCGGCGGTGACTCCCTGCGCGCGATCGAGGTCCTGCAGCGCCTCGCCACCCACGAGGAGCTCGCCGATCGCCTCGGCAGCACCGACATGCAGGCGTTCCTGCTGGAGTCGATCTTCGAACACTCCTCGCCGGCCGGGCTGGCGTCGGTAGTGGCCGCGCGCGCGTGA
- a CDS encoding SAM-dependent methyltransferase — protein sequence MLTELSRARERSPKGLAVRSITPDGGWIETTWAELHAEATAAAARARRVPAGRPVVVIVDGTAASIATIFGVMAAGVDVLLLEERSSYLSDPASPVHALDAPVLVGPADAGDGIARFESYADFREHGATAVAAGPRTSEILQLTSGSTGVPRIARQTVPNVLVGGVLYRELFEMTPDDRVLIAVPLAHSYGLAGLCSALLAAATVVTIPRFSLSSLVTGIRDGATMLLGTPLLYRLLTPVLAARGPAGLRTALSAGGPMPTDNVDAITAALGTPVRQIYGTTEAGLISCVPQAASSWPTGAAGWASPGVELRIDGDPGSDTGRLFVRTPMMFTGYRGSDEPGVTEDGFYDTGDNARVTADGHVFVLGRRDNIVNIGGRKVSPQRIETVLATHPAVRESFVYGVERSDHEQEMHAAVVLSAPVGVDDLLDHCRTALAAYEVPHRVHVLDRLPRNSMGKVDRQQLLAATPYPQHTEPRSLHMSTTAVPNTYGLGGVGETARWMAASRARENRRPDRLFEDPFAEPLAGPDGPGLLTYFHPRHASETGQPYLPIRTRWFDDFLMSNVGEGHQVVGLAAGLDTRAFRLAWPARVTLHEVDQPAVLAYKAERLPKAVERCEKRIVVPINLAEDWVTALTESGFDPSKPTVWFVEGLLFYLPEELAAEVLRKAASLSAPGSKIAADLIGTGIFNFPYMREFLRRLQEADSPWVFGTDDPAGFLRSTGWSNVHVSEPGDAGANFGRWPQAASSKTIPNLPRIFLVSAEQAG from the coding sequence ATGTTGACCGAGCTGTCCCGCGCCCGGGAACGCTCCCCCAAGGGCCTCGCGGTCCGCTCCATCACGCCCGACGGCGGGTGGATCGAGACCACCTGGGCGGAGCTGCACGCGGAGGCCACCGCCGCGGCTGCTCGCGCTCGGCGGGTCCCCGCCGGGCGGCCGGTGGTGGTGATCGTCGATGGTACGGCCGCCAGCATCGCCACGATCTTCGGTGTGATGGCGGCCGGAGTCGACGTCCTGCTACTTGAGGAACGCAGCTCCTATCTCAGCGACCCCGCATCGCCCGTGCACGCGCTCGACGCCCCGGTGCTCGTGGGCCCGGCCGACGCGGGCGACGGGATCGCGCGATTCGAGTCCTACGCGGACTTCCGTGAACACGGGGCCACGGCGGTGGCGGCAGGCCCGCGTACCAGCGAGATCTTGCAGTTGACCTCGGGCTCGACCGGCGTGCCGCGGATCGCGCGGCAGACCGTGCCCAACGTCCTCGTCGGCGGGGTTCTCTACCGCGAGCTGTTCGAGATGACCCCGGACGACCGGGTGCTCATCGCGGTCCCGCTGGCCCACTCCTACGGGCTCGCGGGGCTCTGCTCGGCGCTGCTCGCCGCGGCGACCGTCGTCACGATCCCCCGGTTCAGCCTGTCATCGCTGGTCACCGGTATCCGGGACGGCGCGACGATGCTGCTCGGCACGCCGCTGCTCTACCGCCTGCTGACCCCGGTGCTGGCGGCCCGGGGCCCGGCCGGACTGCGGACGGCGCTGTCGGCGGGCGGACCGATGCCCACCGACAACGTCGACGCGATCACGGCCGCGCTCGGCACCCCGGTCCGCCAGATCTACGGCACCACCGAGGCCGGACTGATCTCGTGCGTGCCCCAGGCGGCGAGCTCGTGGCCGACCGGGGCGGCGGGCTGGGCCTCACCGGGAGTCGAGCTGCGCATCGACGGCGATCCCGGCTCCGACACCGGGCGGCTGTTCGTGCGGACGCCGATGATGTTCACCGGCTACCGGGGCAGCGACGAACCCGGTGTGACCGAGGACGGGTTCTACGACACCGGCGACAACGCCAGGGTCACCGCCGACGGGCACGTCTTCGTGCTCGGACGCCGGGACAACATCGTCAACATCGGCGGGCGGAAGGTCAGCCCGCAGCGGATCGAAACGGTCCTCGCCACCCACCCGGCGGTGCGCGAGTCCTTTGTGTACGGCGTCGAACGCTCGGACCACGAGCAGGAGATGCACGCGGCGGTCGTGCTGTCGGCGCCCGTCGGCGTGGACGACCTGCTCGACCACTGCCGGACGGCGCTGGCGGCATACGAGGTGCCGCACCGCGTACACGTGCTGGATCGGTTGCCCCGCAACAGCATGGGCAAGGTCGACCGCCAGCAGCTCCTCGCCGCGACCCCATATCCCCAGCACACAGAACCTAGGAGCCTGCACATGAGCACCACAGCTGTGCCCAACACCTACGGACTCGGCGGCGTCGGCGAGACCGCCCGCTGGATGGCGGCCTCGCGGGCGCGGGAGAACCGTCGGCCGGACCGGCTGTTCGAGGACCCCTTCGCGGAGCCGCTCGCCGGACCGGACGGCCCCGGCCTGCTCACTTACTTCCACCCGCGGCACGCGTCCGAGACCGGGCAGCCCTACCTGCCGATCCGGACCCGGTGGTTCGACGACTTCCTGATGTCCAACGTCGGCGAGGGCCACCAGGTGGTCGGCCTCGCCGCCGGGCTCGACACGAGGGCCTTCCGGCTCGCCTGGCCCGCGCGGGTCACGCTGCACGAGGTCGACCAGCCGGCCGTGCTGGCATACAAGGCCGAGCGGCTGCCGAAGGCCGTCGAGCGCTGCGAGAAGCGCATCGTGGTGCCGATCAACCTGGCCGAGGACTGGGTGACGGCGCTGACCGAGTCGGGCTTCGACCCGTCGAAGCCGACGGTGTGGTTCGTCGAGGGGCTGCTCTTCTACCTGCCGGAGGAGCTCGCCGCCGAGGTGCTGCGCAAGGCGGCGTCGCTCTCGGCGCCCGGCAGCAAGATCGCTGCAGACCTGATCGGTACGGGGATCTTCAACTTCCCCTACATGCGGGAGTTCCTGCGGCGGCTGCAGGAGGCCGACAGCCCGTGGGTCTTCGGTACCGACGACCCGGCCGGATTCCTGCGCTCGACCGGGTGGAGCAACGTCCACGTCTCCGAGCCCGGCGATGCGGGGGCCAACTTCGGGCGCTGGCCGCAGGCCGCTTCGTCGAAGACGATCCCGAACCTGCCGCGGATCTTCCTGGTCAGCGCGGAGCAGGCGGGCTGA